From the Acinetobacter wanghuae genome, one window contains:
- a CDS encoding exodeoxyribonuclease V subunit gamma, producing MAIHVIQSQRIDVLLDSMLRIVNQRATHPLAVLQTRHFIVPSPAVEAWLTQKIAEKKGISANTQFHHRIRAFQWTSYQWVLNTQKELEQVREANIPRIIIKWRAFQALRKTILPDEIPLKSGHPLYSIVKRIYDSADRLEHGAEKQLKKQSMLYWVCEQVSRLFSHYMDYRGYCARNCPPKQCTCATNWLDAWGQDLPLDVEQMIYTPKDENGQEIQISDFIKIQARELEAWQRWLWQHIFQDDYSKILEIEKLYWEKIESVETQAEALKHLPSQVVVFTLLELPPNQLDFLRRLGQYIDIYIFHFNPSQEYWADSVDPDWKEKFDLQREERFIERFEKTRKRQPNDAEINKFRASQLNFDAEDRESRHPLLTRFGKQARDHFSLLSKLSSGEEGLWADAFVDEYQAHLLAKIQSDILYLVEPERHAYLLQPDDHSVQIHVCHSSLRQLEVLREQITFWLSQGTEDAPRDPHDILVLTPNLKDLEPAIRSVFAPPPREREFGQNRLNKNNIYLPIQISGVSRLDVSNAWRAVLGRIQWVRGRFSIEDFTDWLSLNATQQRYALDYVQVERMLQLLANAGFKRGLDQQHLQQTLTDDDQDYRFSFKYALDRLALGIAIPEHQMFGETLSFAKVQPSDFPLIGTLIEIYRDLDSRRTWLSAHEQGVRTPVKVWLEYLNRDLNEFRAAGVESLKTVAELLDKQMRMLTLADYHDQDDPNATQELVELSLPLPYVLEELQNSLDVQIDQAEPTGQITFSQIGQIRPVPYKLVVMLNLDTGKFPSRNQNVPFDLMSMLKPQLGDRSRLDDDQGAFLDALLLAQENLWLFYNGFDLDDGEARDPSTSLHELVQHIALICASKTPDSDVDPLVNLQGIEVAEHIQQIYHIHPMQPFDPIGFTEIKTPRLQDQWFAVAENIRSAQAQRQSWINTDYAVAANDSLRILKGEEWIRDMTFPARLFLKSVGISSVRYADLPAAQEPLILNKLEQYQVRDFLMQQDQEIELKLMSDLLPVGKTQEATWLSSQQEQELLNERLIQLDKTVTAITQRTWNYQSDLVLNISVPEDNASMYWLSMQSASASERRRAQVWLEYLLWLAYLNNDESTADLERIVIFSNKTLRYTGVTSSKAREYLQHWFNAWEAGQKQPLVLPAELMLKKDWTWVEDEQGNIHIAEMPKLLEDWNNSFESSRPLTSDESNQRHQDWQFILQDQDADQALTQSCIRFAYRLYAPIQDHLEWVK from the coding sequence ATGGCAATTCATGTTATTCAAAGTCAACGTATTGATGTGCTTTTGGATAGCATGCTGCGTATTGTCAACCAAAGGGCGACGCATCCTTTGGCAGTGTTACAGACGCGACATTTTATTGTGCCATCTCCAGCAGTCGAAGCATGGCTTACGCAAAAAATTGCTGAGAAAAAAGGCATCAGTGCCAATACCCAATTTCATCATCGGATTCGTGCCTTTCAATGGACCTCTTATCAGTGGGTATTGAATACGCAAAAAGAGCTTGAGCAGGTACGTGAAGCCAATATTCCGCGCATTATTATTAAATGGCGGGCTTTTCAGGCGTTGCGCAAAACCATTCTTCCCGATGAAATTCCGCTGAAATCTGGACATCCGCTGTATTCGATTGTGAAACGCATTTATGACAGTGCTGATCGCTTGGAACATGGTGCAGAAAAACAACTGAAAAAACAAAGCATGTTGTATTGGGTCTGTGAACAAGTATCGCGTCTATTTAGCCATTATATGGATTATCGCGGTTACTGTGCCCGCAATTGCCCACCCAAACAATGTACTTGCGCGACCAATTGGCTCGATGCGTGGGGACAAGATCTGCCGCTCGATGTCGAGCAAATGATTTACACGCCAAAAGATGAAAATGGTCAAGAGATTCAAATTTCTGATTTTATAAAAATTCAAGCACGTGAGCTAGAAGCTTGGCAACGCTGGTTATGGCAACATATTTTCCAAGACGACTACAGCAAAATTTTAGAAATTGAGAAACTGTATTGGGAAAAAATTGAAAGTGTAGAGACTCAAGCCGAGGCGTTAAAACATTTGCCCTCACAAGTGGTGGTCTTTACTTTACTTGAACTTCCTCCCAATCAGCTCGATTTTTTGCGCCGTCTTGGGCAATACATTGATATTTATATTTTCCACTTTAACCCTTCCCAAGAATATTGGGCAGATAGTGTCGACCCGGATTGGAAGGAAAAATTTGATCTTCAGCGTGAAGAACGTTTTATTGAGCGTTTTGAAAAGACCCGTAAACGTCAACCGAATGATGCTGAAATTAATAAATTTCGTGCCAGTCAGCTGAATTTTGATGCTGAAGATCGCGAATCACGCCATCCATTGTTAACTCGTTTTGGCAAACAGGCACGGGATCATTTCTCCTTGTTATCTAAACTGTCCTCGGGTGAAGAAGGCTTATGGGCAGATGCCTTTGTCGACGAATACCAAGCGCATTTACTTGCCAAAATCCAATCGGATATTTTGTATTTGGTTGAGCCTGAACGGCATGCATATCTGCTACAACCCGATGATCATTCGGTACAAATTCATGTTTGTCATTCATCGCTTAGACAGCTTGAAGTCCTGCGTGAGCAAATTACTTTTTGGTTGTCACAAGGTACCGAAGATGCACCACGTGATCCACATGATATTTTGGTCTTAACCCCAAATCTCAAAGATTTAGAACCTGCGATTCGTAGTGTATTTGCCCCGCCACCACGCGAGCGCGAGTTTGGTCAAAATCGTCTCAATAAAAACAATATTTATTTGCCGATTCAAATTTCAGGCGTGTCCCGACTCGATGTCAGCAATGCATGGCGTGCAGTGTTAGGGCGTATTCAATGGGTACGTGGACGCTTTAGCATTGAAGATTTTACTGATTGGCTCAGCTTAAATGCTACGCAACAGCGCTACGCATTGGACTATGTGCAGGTCGAACGCATGTTACAGCTTTTAGCAAATGCAGGGTTTAAACGCGGGCTGGATCAGCAACATTTGCAACAGACACTGACCGATGATGATCAAGATTATCGCTTTAGTTTTAAGTATGCCTTAGACCGTTTGGCCTTGGGAATTGCCATTCCTGAACATCAAATGTTTGGCGAGACTTTAAGCTTTGCCAAAGTACAGCCGAGCGATTTCCCCCTCATTGGAACACTGATTGAAATTTATCGGGATTTAGACAGTCGTCGTACTTGGCTAAGTGCGCATGAACAGGGTGTACGTACACCTGTTAAGGTGTGGCTAGAATATTTAAATCGTGATTTGAATGAATTCCGTGCCGCAGGTGTGGAGTCGCTGAAAACGGTTGCTGAACTACTCGATAAGCAAATGCGTATGCTGACATTGGCAGATTATCACGATCAAGATGACCCGAATGCAACCCAAGAACTGGTTGAACTGAGTTTGCCTTTGCCATATGTGCTTGAAGAACTACAAAACAGCTTAGATGTACAGATTGATCAGGCAGAACCAACCGGACAAATTACCTTTAGTCAAATTGGTCAAATTCGCCCCGTGCCTTATAAATTGGTGGTCATGTTAAATTTGGATACGGGTAAATTTCCCAGTCGGAATCAAAATGTGCCGTTTGACTTGATGAGTATGTTGAAACCTCAGTTAGGTGATCGCTCACGTTTAGACGATGATCAAGGTGCATTTTTAGATGCACTATTACTCGCACAAGAGAATCTTTGGTTGTTCTATAACGGTTTTGATCTCGATGATGGCGAAGCACGTGATCCATCGACATCTTTGCATGAACTTGTCCAACATATTGCACTGATTTGTGCGTCTAAAACGCCAGATTCTGATGTTGATCCTTTGGTAAATCTACAAGGAATTGAGGTCGCTGAGCATATTCAACAGATTTACCACATCCATCCGATGCAGCCTTTTGACCCCATTGGATTTACTGAAATCAAAACACCACGTTTACAAGATCAATGGTTTGCTGTGGCTGAAAATATTCGTTCTGCTCAAGCGCAGCGTCAGAGTTGGATTAATACCGATTATGCTGTTGCTGCAAATGACAGCTTACGTATTTTGAAGGGCGAGGAATGGATTCGTGACATGACATTCCCTGCGCGCTTGTTCCTAAAAAGTGTCGGTATTTCTAGTGTGCGTTATGCAGATTTGCCCGCAGCGCAAGAACCTCTCATTTTAAATAAGTTAGAACAATACCAAGTACGTGATTTCTTGATGCAACAAGACCAAGAAATTGAGCTAAAACTGATGTCGGATTTATTGCCTGTTGGGAAAACCCAAGAGGCGACATGGCTCAGCAGCCAACAAGAGCAAGAACTGCTAAACGAGCGACTGATTCAGCTTGATAAAACGGTGACTGCGATAACGCAGCGTACATGGAATTATCAGTCCGATTTGGTCTTGAATATTAGTGTGCCTGAAGATAACGCGAGTATGTATTGGCTGAGTATGCAATCTGCTTCAGCTTCGGAGCGTCGTCGTGCCCAAGTCTGGCTTGAGTATTTATTGTGGTTGGCATACCTCAATAATGATGAATCAACAGCTGATTTAGAGCGCATTGTGATCTTTAGCAATAAAACCTTGCGTTATACAGGCGTGACTTCCTCTAAAGCACGAGAATATTTACAGCATTGGTTTAATGCATGGGAAGCGGGGCAGAAGCAGCCATTGGTGTTACCGGCCGAACTGATGTTAAAAAAAGACTGGACTTGGGTTGAAGATGAGCAAGGCAATATACATATTGCTGAGATGCCTAAATTGCTAGAAGATTGGAACAACAGCTTTGAAAGTTCACGTCCTTTGACGAGCGATGAGTCTAATCAGCGTCATCAAGATTGGCAGTTTATATTACAAGATCAAGATGCCGATCAAGCTTTAACACAAAGCTGTATTCGCTTTGCATATCGCTTATATGCCCCGATTCAAGATCATTTAGAGTGGGTGAAATAA